The Xanthomonas sontii genomic sequence GACGAGATTCCGGACGAGCGATGAAGGATTTCCTGCGCTGGCTGGTCGACATCGGCGGCCGCTTCACCCGCACCCTGGACTGGCCGCTGTGCCTGGCCCTGGGCGCGCTGATGGCGATGGGGCTGGCGGTGCTCAAGAGCGCCGGTGGCATGCACCTGGTGATGGCGCAGGGCGCGCGTTTCGCCATCGGTGCGGCGGCGATGTGGAGCCTGTCGCGGGTGTCGGCGCTGCGCCTGCGCGCCTGGACCCCGCTGATCTACGCGCTGTCGATGCTGCCGTTGCTGGCGGTGTTCGTGCTGGGCACCGGCAAGTACGGGCGGCAGTGGCTGGACCTGAAGGTGTTCTACCTGCAGCCGGCCGAGCTGTTGAAGATCAGCATGCCGATGATGGTGGCCTGGTACCTGCACCGCATGCCGCTGCCGCCGCGCATCCCGACCGTGCTGGTCAGCGCGGTCATCATCGGCATTCCCACCGCCTTGATCATGCTGCAGCCGGACTTCGGGACCGGCGTGCTGATCGCCGCCAGCGGTGGCTTCGTGCTGCTGCTGGCCGGCCTGCCGTGGTGGTGGGTGGGCATCGCCGTCGGCGGCGTCGCCGCGGCCGCGCCGGTGGCCTGGCTGTGGCTGCTGCGGCCCTACCAGAAGGACCGCATCATGATGTTCCTCAACCCGGAGAACGACGCGCTCGGCGCCGGCTGGAACATCATCCAGTCCAAGATCGCGATCGGTTCCGGCGGCCTGCACGGCAAGGGCTGGGGCATGGGCTCGCAGTCGCACCTGAACTTCATTCCCGAGCAGACCACCGACTTCGCGTTCTCCGTGCTCAGCGAAGAGTTCGGCTGGATCGGCGTGGCCACGGTGATGACCCTGTACCTGATCGTGATCGGGCGCTGCCTGTGGATCGCCTCGCAGGCGCGCGACACCTTCTCGCGGCTGCTGGCCGGCGCCACCGGCCTGGCGTTCTTCGTCTACGTGCTGGTCAACGGCGGCATGATCTCCGGGCTGCTGCCGGTGGTCGGCGTGCCGATGCCGCTGATGAGCTACGGCGGCACCTCGGCGGTGTCGCTGCTGGCCGGGCTGGGCCTGGTGATGGCGGTGAAGGCGCACCGTCCGGTGCACGGCTACTGAACCAGCGCACAGCGTTCGACGCGCGCTGGCTTAACCGCAACCTTGCTGGCAGGTGACGGCATTATTGCGGCGCATGTCGTGCATCCGCACAATGCGCGTCGATGCCACGTGACGCGCGCCGCTCCCCCCCGGCCCACAGGTGTGCAGGAACTTCCGGGTAGGCAGGTGCGACCCCGCGCATCCATCCCAGCCCACATCGCCGAGGCATCCTCCGCAGCGCATCCGCCGATCCGGGCTCCGGCCCACCCGTCTGCGTCGTCCGCCGCTGCCTCGTCGTTCCCGTGGTTGTCCAGAGGCTCGGCGTTGGCCGGGATGGATGCGTGTCGATGAAATTCCTGCGCGTGTTGCTGTTGACGAGCGTGGTGCTGGGCCTGAGCGGCTATGCACTGCTGCGCTATTACTTTCCGCCGGGGGCGCTGCACGCCCGTGGCTACGGGCGCACGACCCTGGTGCATCCGCAGGGGGCGCCGCAGGGCCTGGTGATCCTGCTGGCCAGCGGCAGCCCGGCGCAGCGGCAGGACGCCGCGCGGCGCATCGCCGCCAGCGGCGCGCTGGTCGCGGTGGTCGACGGCCAGCGCTATCTGAAGCACTTGCGCCGTGGCGGCCACGGCTGCGACAAGGCCTGGCACGATGCCGAACGGCTGAGCCGGCGGCTGCAGCGGCAGTTGCACGGCGACAGCTACTACCTGCCGGTGCTGGCTGGCACCGGCACCGCCGCGACCCTGGCCGCGCGCATCGTCGGCGCGGCGCCCTCCGCGACCCTGGGAGGCGCGATCGGCGTGGCGCCGGCACCCACCGAGGTCTGTGCCGGCACCGCCGCCGCGACCGCTGCGCAGGGCTTTGTCGACACCGTGGCCGCGCCGGCCGATGGCGGCGTGGATGCCGCGCTGGCCGCGCGGGTCGCCGCGCATCTGCATGCGCGCGGCCGTGGCGGGGCGCTGGACGATCTGCCGCTGACCGAGCTGCCCTCGGCGACCCCGGGCGCACCGCTGGCCATCGTGCTGTCCGGCGACGGCGGCTGGCGCGACATCGACAAGGGCATGGCCGAAGCGCTGCAGCGCCGCGGCATCGCCGTGGTCGGCTGGGACAGTCTGCGCTACTTCTGGCGGGCCAAGCCGCCGGCGCGGGCCAGCGCCGACCTGAGCCGGGTCATCGCCTACTACCAGCAGCGCTGGCGTCCGCAGAAGATCCTGCTGGTCGGCTATTCCTTCGGCGCCACCACCCTGCCGTTCATGGTCAACCGGCTGCCACCGGCGCAGCGCGAGCAGGTCGGCCTGGTCGCGTTGTTGGGCCTGGAACACAAGGCCGATTTCCAGATCCGCGTGCGCGGCTGGCTCAACCTCGGCGATGACGACGACGCACTGCCGGTGCAGCCGGAACTGGCGCGCATTCCCGCGGCGCAGTTGCTGTGCGTGTACGGCGACAAGGAAAAAGATACGCTCTGCCCGCAATTGCGCGCGCGCGGAGCGGAGGTGGTGGTGTTGCACGGCGGTCACCATTTCGATCAACACCCGGCCGGGCTGGCGACGATCGTCGACGACCGCTGGCAGCAATTGTCCGCCGACGCGCGCCTGCCGGTCGCCGAGCTGCCGGAGCCGCGTCCTGCGGCTGCCGCGGCGTCGCCCGCCGCCACGCTGCCGCCGTCGCACGCCGCGCTCCGGCAATGAGCAAGCCTGTGCGCGTCGCGCTGGTGTCCGGCGGCGTACTCGCCGCCGCTGCGTTCGTCAGCGCCGCCGCGACCGGCGATTCCCGCCACGTGGTCGAACCGCACTTGCCGCCGGTGTGCGTGGCGCTGGATGCCACCCTGCAGGCGCAGCAGCGCCGCTTCGCCGACGCGCAGGAGCGCAGCGCGCCGGACACTGCGCGCATCCAGGCCGCGCTCGACCGCTGCGCTGCCGGTGCGCACGGCGCGGTGCTGCTGCGCGCCGGCAGCGGCAACGCCTTCCTCAGCGGACCGTTGACGATCCGCAGCGACACCACGCTGGCGATCGACAGCGGCGTGACCCTGTTCGCCTCGCGCCAGCCCGCCGACTACCAGGTGCCCGGCCGCAACGCCTGCGGCCAGGCCGCGGCGCGCAGCGGCGGCTGCCGGGCGCTGATCGCCCTGCAGGGGCGCAGCCTGGGGGTGATGGGCGTGCGCGACGGCGCCGGCCGCCAGGGCACTATCGACGGCCGCGGCGACCTGCCGATGCTCGGCGGCAGCGACAGCTGGTGGCAGTTCGCGCGCAGCGCCAAGGCCGCCGGCCAGACCCAGAACGCGCCCGACCTGATCCGCGCGCAGGACGTCGCCGATCTGCAGCTCTACCACGTCAACCTGGTCAATGCGCCGTACTTCCACGTCTTCGTGCACGGCGGCGACGGCGTCACCGTGTGGGGCGTGCGGGTCCGGGCGCCGGCCAACAGCCCCAACACCGACGGCCTGGATCTGGACAGCGTGCGCAATGCGACCCTGGCCGACAACGACGTGATGGCCGGCGACGACGGCATCGCGATCAAGACCAGCGCCGCGCGCTCGGCCGACATCACCGTGCGCGACTCGCGCTTCTACGGCACCCACGGCATCTCCATCGGCAGCGAGGTGATGTACGGCGTCGGCAACGTGCTGGTGGACGGCAATCGCCTGGTCGGCCACGACGCCGACGGCATCGTCGCCACCGACAGCAACGGCCTGCGCATCAAGACCGGCCTGGCCAAGGGCGGACCGGTGCGCGACGTGCTCTACCGCAACACCTGCCTGTTCGATGTGGCCAAGCCCCTGGTGATCACGCCGCTGTACGGCCACGACCACGGCGGCAGCCGCAGCGGCAGCGTGCCGACCTTCGCCGGGATCGTGGTCGACGGATTGCGCGCGCAGGACACGCCCGCCGGCAAGGGCAGTACGGTGCAGGGCTACAGCGCCGCGACACCGCTCGAGCTGGTGCTGGCGCACGTGGCCGCCGATGTCGCCACGCTGCATGCCAGCAATGCGCGCATCGGCGTGGACCAATCCGACCTGCGCTTGAGCGAGGACAGCAGCGCGGCCTCGACCTATGCGACCACGCTCGCCGGGTCGATTCCAGCCTGCAGCAGCGCGCCGGTGTTCCCGGCCCTGTAGCCCGCGCGCGCAACGCCGGCAGCCACCCGGCGCGCGCCCGCGTGGCGCGAGCGGTCGGTGCCCGCGTCTTGCGGCTTTGATGGCGTGCGCCGCCACGCACTGCAATCGTCCGCACGTGATGCCATCGCCCTGTCACACCGCAGCGTTCCGCCGCCTAGCTGCGGACATCGCGCGCGTTCTTTTGCGCGTGATGCGGCAGCGCGCTTGATCCGGATCAATGCCCGCGCGTCGGCCGGCGCGCACAGTGCACGCGTCCTCCAAGCGAGCCGCGATCATGGCGTTCACTGTTGCAGTCCTGAGGGAAGAACAGGCCGAGGAGCGCCGCGTGGCGATGGTGCCCGCGGTGCTGCCGAAGCTGGCCAAGTTGGGCGCGCAGTTGCGCCTGCAGGCCGGTGCCGGCAGCGGTTCGCGACTGCCGGATGCGGCCTATGCCGGCGCCACCGTGCTCGACGATGCGCAAGAGGTGGTGGCCGGTGCGGACCTGCTGCTGGCCGTGCAGGCGCCATCGCTGCGCACGGTGGCGGCGCTGCGCCCGGGCAGCATGCTGATCGCGATGCTGTACCCGGCCAAGCTGCCCGGCCTGCTGGAGCTGCTGTGCGAACGCCGCATCACCGCCTTCGCGATGGAGACCGTGCCGCGCATCAGCCGTGCGCAGGCGCTGGACGTGCTGTCCAGCCAGGCCGCACTGGCCGGCTATTACGCGCCGCTGCTCGGCGCCGTGCATCTGCCGCGCATCCTGCCGATGATGACCACCGCGGTCGGTTCGCTGCGCGCCGCGCGCGTGCTGGTCATGGGCCTGGGCGTGGCCGGCCTGCAGGCGCTGGCCACCGCGCACCGGCTAGGCGCGATCACCGAAGGCTACGACGTGCGTCCGGAAACCCGCGAGCAGGCGCAGTCGGTCGGCGCGCGCTTCGTCGACACCGGCATCGACGCACGCGGCGAGGGCGGCTATGCGCGCGAACTCAGCGCCGAGGAGCGGGCCAAGGCCGCGGCGGTGCTGACCCAGCACATCCAGCAGGCCGATCTGATCATCACCACCGCCAACGTGCCCGGGCGCACCGCGCCGATCCTGATCGACCGCGAGCAGATCGCCGGCATGAAGCCCGGCGCGGTGATCGTCGATCTCGCCGCCGACAGCGGCGGCAACTGCGAAGGCAGCGTGCCGGGGCAGACCGTGGACGTCGGACCGGTCACCCTCGTCGCCCCGCGCAACGTGCCTTCGGCGTTGGCCCAGCACGCCAGCGAGCTGTACGCCAAGAACCTGCTGGGGCTGCTCGACCTGCTGGTGCGCGACGGCGCACTGGCGCCGGACTTCGACGATGCGGTGGTCGCCGGCACCGCGCTCACCCATGACGGCCGCCTCTGCCACCCACCGGTGCCGGCCGCCGCGCCCGTTCCCACCAAGGAGTCCTGAGTCATGTCTCTCGATCTGTCGATGAGCTGGCTGATCGCGTTGTACGTGTTCATGCTGGCCGCGTTCACCGGCTACGAAGTGATCGGCAAGGTGCCGTCGATCCTGCACACGCCGCTGATGTCCGGGTCCAACTTCGTCCACGGCATCGTCGTGGTCGGCGCGATGCACGCGCTGTTCAATGCCGACACCGTCGCCGGCCAGGCGATCGGTTTCGTCGGCGTGCTGCTGGGCGCCGGCAATGCCGCCGGCGGCTACGTGGTCACCGACCGCATGCTGGCGATGTTCAAGCCCAGCGCCGCGCCAGCCGCGAAGGAGTAGCGCCATGCTCTCGCTCCTGGTGGAACTGAGCGGGTTCGCCGCCGCGTTGCTCTTCATCCTCGGCCTCAAGCGCATGTCCTCGCCGGTGACCGCGCTGCGCGGCATCGTCCTGGCCGGGATCGGCATGCTGGTGGCGGTGGCCGCCGCCTTCGGCTATCTCGCCGACCTGCAGCCCGCGGCGCGTCCGCACGCGCTGACCAACCTGGCACTGGCGCTGCTGGCGTTGCTGCTGGGCGGTGCCTGGGCCTGGCGCAGCGGCCGCCGTGTCGCGGTGACCGCGATGCCGCAGATGGTGGCGCTGTACAACGGCATGGGCGGCGGCGCCGCCGCGGCCGTGGCCGGGGTCGCGCTGACCGCGCGGCAGCCGCAGCAGGGCGGCCTGCATCTGGCGGTGACCGTGCTCGGTGCGCTGATCGGCGCGATCTCGCTGTCCGGCTCGGTGATCGCCTGGGCCAAGCTCGATGGCCGCATCGACACCGCGTGGCGGTTCAAGGGCCAGAGCGCCTTCAATGCTGCGGTGTTCCTGGCCGCGCTGGTGCTGGGCACGCTGGTGGTCACCGGCACGGGCGGCGCCTGGGCGGCGCCAGCGTTCTTCATCGCCGCGCTGGGCTTCGGCGTGCTGATGACGCTGCCGATCGGCGGCGCCGACATGCCGGTGGTGATCTCGCTGTACAACGCCTTCACCGGCCTGGCGGTGGGCCTGGAAGGCTTCGCCCTGCAGAACCCGGCGCTGATGATCGCCGGCATGGTGGTTGGCTCCGCCGGCACCCTGTTGACCGTGCTGATGGCCAAGGCGATGAACCGCTCGCTGGGCAACGTGCTGTTCAGCAATTTCGGCGACGGCGCCGCGGTCGTGCAGGGCGACGTGCAGGGCCGCATGACCGCGGTCGAGCCGGGCGATGCGGCGACGTCGATGCGCTACGCCTCCAGCGTGATCATCGTGCCCGGTTACGGCCTGGCCGTGGCGCAGGCGCAAGGGCGGCTATACGAACTGGTGAAGCTGCTGCAGGCCGCCGGCGTCGACGTGAAGTTCGCCATCCATCCGGTCGCCGGGCGCATGCCCGGGCACATGAACGTGCTGCTGGCCGAGGCCGGCGTGCCCTACGACCTGATCTACGACATGGAGGACATCAACGACAGCTTCGCCAGCACCGACGTGGCGCTGGTGATCGGCGCCAACGACGTGGTCAACCCGGCGGCGCGCACCGACAAGGCGTCGCCGATCTACGGCATGCCGATCCTCAACGCCGACCAGGCGCATCAGGTCTACGTGATCAAGCGCGGCCAGGGCAAGGGCTACGCCGGCGTGGAGAACCTGCTGTTCTACTGCGACAACTGCGACATGGTCTACGGCGACGCCGCCGCGGTGCTCAACCGCATGGTGCAGGCGGTGAAGGAGCTGGCCGCCTGACCCAACCGCTTCCCGCGCCGGCGCGAGGCGTCCGGCGCTTTCCGACCTTCCACGAGGACACCACCATGACCTATGCGACCCGCAATCCCTATACCGGCGAATTGCTCGCCAGCTTCCCGGAGGCCACCGATGCGCAGGTACTGGCCGCGATCGATGCCGCCGACGCCGCGTTCCAGCAATGGAAGCAGGCCCCGTTCGCCGAACGCGCCAGGGTGATGCATGCCGCGGCGCGGCTGCTGCGCGCCAACACCCGAGAGTACGCATGCCTGCTGACGCTGGAGATGGGCAAGCTGATCGGCGAGGCCGAAGCCGAGGTGCGGCTGTCGGCGGACATCTTCGAGTACTACGCGGTCAACGCCGAGCGCTTGCTGGCGCCGGAGCATCTGCCGGTGGCCGATCCGGCCGAGGGCAGGGCGATGGTGGTGCACGAGCCGCTGGGCGTGCTGCTGGCGATCGAACCGTGGAATTTCCCGTACTACCAGATCGCGCGGATCATCGCCCCGCAACTGTCGGCCGGCAACACCGTGTTGCTCAAGCACGCCTCCAACGTGCCGCAGTGCGCGGCCAAGTTCGAAGCGCTGATGGCCGAAGCCGGGCTGCCGGCCGGGGCCTTCGTCAATCTCTACGCCACCCGCGGCCAGGTGGAGACCATCCTCAACGACCCGCGCGTGCACGGTGTGGCGCTCACCGGGTCGGAAGGTGCCGGCGCCATCGTCGCGGCCCAGGCGGCCAAGGCGCTGAAGAAGTCGACCATGGAACTGGGCGGTGCCGACGCCTTCGTGGTGCTGGACGATGCGCCGCTGGAGAAGACGGTGAAGTGGGCGGTGTTCGGCCGCCACTGGAACGGCGGGCAGGTCTGCGTGTCGTCCAAGCGCATGATCGTGGTGCAGGAGGTGTACGAGGAGTTCCTGCAGCGCTACCGCGCCGGCGTGGCGGCGCTGCGGGCCGGCGATCCGATGGATCCGGCGACCACCCTGGCGCCGCTGTCTTCGCAGGGCGCCGCCGACGACCTGAAGCGGCAGATCGCCGAGGCGGTCAGGCATGGCGCCACCGCGACCGAGGTCGGGCCGCCGGTGCCGGTGCATGGCGCGTTCGTGCAGCCGACCTTCCTCACCGACGTCGCCCCGGACAACCCGGCCTACCACCAGGAGTTCTTCGGCCCGGTGTCGATGCTGTTCCGCGCCCGGGACGAGGACGACGCGGTACGCATCGCCAACGATTCGCCGTTCGGCCTGGGCGGCTCGGTGTTCACCGGCGACGATGCGCGCGGCGTGGCGGTGGCCAGGCGCATCTCCACCGGCATGGTGTTCGTCAACCACCCGACCATGGTCAAGGCCGACCTGCCGTTCGGCGGCGTGCGCCGTTCCGGCTACGGGCGCGAACTGATCGGGCTGGGCATCAAGGAATTCGTCAATCACAAGCTGATCGACGTGGTCGACATCGACGCGCCGTTCTGAGTGGGCGTCATGCGTCAGGCCAGGCCGCCGGGGGCAACCCCGGCGGCTTTTTTGTGCCGTCGCCACGCCCGGGTCGGGGCGCGTGCCCGGTGCATGCCGGCAGGTCATGCTGCAGGCGCACTTGACCTGGAGCAAAGTTCTTTTGTTTCATGGCGTTATTGGTAGAAATTCATCTTGAATCTGTTAGTCTGCCGGCATGATCCGACGCTCGCTGATTTGCCTGCTCACGCTTGGCCTGGTCGCATGCGCGACCCAGCCCAAGGCGCCTCCGTCGCCGCCGCAGGCCAGCGCGCCGCCGCCTGCGCCGCGTCCGGCTCCGCCGGCCGAGGCCGCGCCGGAAGTGGTGCAGGCGCCACCGGTGGACCTGACCCCGGTCCCGTTCGAGGTCGCCCGCGCCAACTTCGTCCGCGACACCGCGGCCAGGTACGGCATGGATCCGGCGCAGATCGAGGCGACCCTGGCGCAGGCCCAGTTCAAGGATGCGATCGTCGCGGCGATGTCGCGCCCGGCCGAGCGGGTCAAGCCGTGGAGCGAGTACCGGCCGATGTTCATCAGCCAGGCGCGCATCGACGGCGGCCGTGCGTTCCTGGCCACGCATCGCGACGAACTGCAGCGGGTGCAGGCGCGCACCGGCGTGCCGGCCGAGGTCATCGTCGCGATCATCGGCGTGGAAACCAGCTACGGCAAGAACGCCGGCTCCTACCGCGTGCTGGATGCGCTGTACACGCTGGCGTTCCGCTATCCGCGCAGCGGCGATCCAGCCAAGCTCGAGCGCGAGGTGCGCCGCGAACTGTTCTTCCGCGATGAGCTCGGCCAACTGTTCGCGCTGGCCCGCGAGGAGAACCTGGACATCACCGGCCTGATCGGCAGCTACGCCGGCGCGATGGGCCTGGGCCAGTTCATGCCGTCCAGCTACCGCCAGTTCGCGGTCGATGGCGACGGCGACGGCAAGCGCAATCTGTTCACCGACTACGACGACGCGTTCTCGTCCATCGCCAACTACTTCGTCAAGAAGGGCGGCTGGGTGCGCGACGGCGTGGTCGCGGTGCCGGCGACGCTGCGCCCGGGCGCCGAGGAATTCAATCCGACCGACTGGACGCCGACCTACACCCTGGCCGACCTGGCCGCGCGCGGCTACACGCCGACCGCGCCGGTGCCGGCAGCCGCTGGCGGCGCCACGCCGATCACGCTCGACGGCAGCGCCGGCAAGCAGTACTGGCTCGGCTTCCAGAACTACTACGCGATCACCCGCTACAACAATTCCAAGATGTACGCGATGGCCGTCTACCAACTGTCCCAGGCCATCGCCGGCAAGGAGTTACCCCCGGCATGAACCCGAACGCGCTGCTCCGGATCGCTCCCGTCGTCGCTGTGCTGGCGCTGGCCGCCTGCAGCAGCGCCCCGAAGAAGACCGCCGGCGGCGCCGGGCCCGGCATCCGGGTCGAGGGCAAGGGGCCGGCGCACGTCGCCACCGGTTGTCCGTCGACCTCGCCCTACGCGCCGGCCAAGGAAGATCCGTCCAAGCGCGGCAACTACACCGCCGGCGGCCTGTATGCGCCCGGCGTGCGCGACAGCACCCCGGACTACGTGCCCAACGTCGCCTGCATTCCCGAGCCGCTGGTCACCGACGAACCGCGCTCGGCGATCGGCAACCGCTCCCCGTACATGGTGCTGGGCCGCGAGTACGTGGTCATCGACGATCCGCACAGCTACGTCGAGCGCGGCACCGCCTCGTACTACGGCAGCAAGTTCCATGGCCGGCTGACCTCCAACCGCGAGGTCTACGACATGTACGCGTTCACCGCCGCGCACAAGACCCTGCCGCTGCCCAGCTTCGCCCTGGTCACCAACCTGGACAACGGCGAGTCGGTGGTGGTGCGGATCAACGACCGCGGCCCGTTCCACGACGATCGGCTGATCGATCTGAGCTACGCGGCGGCGGTCAAGCTCGGCATCACCGGCAAGGGCACCGGCCGCGTGGAAGTGCGCGGACTCACTCCGGCCGACAACGGCGACCTGCTGGCGCGGCGCGGCACCGGCCGGCGCCCTGCGACGCTGCTGGCCAGCGCGTCCACCGCCACCGCCACACGCGATCCCGCGGCGGTGCGGCGCGCGGCGGACATGGACAATCTGGTCAAGACCTTGCCGGCGACGTCGGTCGGATCGGCCGGCGGCAGCGTGGCCGCCGCCGCGACCGTGCCGGCGCGCGCCGTGCCGGTGGCGGCGGTCGTTGCGCCTACCGCCGCCGCGGCGACCGCCACGGCCGCGGCGCTGCCGGAAGGCGAGCGTTGGCGCTATCGCGTGCAGGACGCGCCGGGCCGGGTCGGCGATGCCGATCGTTTCGACGCCTGGATGAAGTCGCGCGGTGTGCGCGTGGCCACCGGCAAGCCGGCCACGCCCGCGCCCAGCGTGGCCGCGGCGAACACCCCGGTGCGCGGATCCCGCGGCACCGCGACGGCCAAGCCCACTGCCGCGCCTACTGCCGCCGTGGCCGCCCCGACCGTCGCAGTGGCGACGCCGGCAGCGCCTCCCGCACCGGTCGCCAGCGCCGCCGCGCCGCGCGAGGACGACAGCGCGCGCGGGCCGCTCGGCATCCTGCTGCAGGTGGCCAGCTTCGCCAGCCGCGAGAACGCCAACCGCGCGCTGTCGCAGTTGGCCTCGGCCGGCATCGTCGGCGCCAGCATCAGCGACATCGTCTCCGGTGGCCGCACCCTGTGGCGGCTGCGGGTGGCGGCCGAGGACCATGGGCGCGCCGCCGAGCTGGCCACGCGCATCGCCGGCCTCGGCTTCGGCCGGCCGCAGATCGTCAAGGATTGAGGCGGCGTGCCCGCCACGGCGGGCGGTCGGCGCGCCGATGGCTTAACGCCGGTTCGCGCGCGTGCCCGCGCCGCGCCTGCCCGGGCGCCGGCTCGGCCTACAATGTCGCGTTTTCCATCGGCCTTCGGGCCCGCCAGGAGTCGTTTTAGATGAAATTCCGCTTCGCCGTCGCTGCCGTGGCCACGTTCGCCGTCGGCCTGGTTTCCGCGCAGACGCCCGGCCCGGTTCCCGCGCCGCCGGCCGCCGCTGCCGCCGCTCCGGCCACCGTGGCGATCCCGCCCGCGCCCAAGCCGGCCGTCTCCAAGTCCTGGGTGCTGATGGATTACGCCACCGGCCAGGTGCTGGCCGGCGAGAACGAACACGAACGCGTGGCCCCGGCCAGCATCACCAAGGTGATGACCTCGTACGTGATCGCGGCCGAATTGAAGCTGGGCAAGATCACCCGCGACGACCAGGTCATGCTCAGCGAGCGCGCTTGGCGCGAGGGCGGCGCCGGCACCGACGGCAGCTACAGCGGCTTCCCGGTCAACAAGACCGCGCGCCTGGAAGACATGGAAAAGGGCATGGCGATCCAGTCCGGCAACGACGCGGCGATCGCGCTGGCCGAACATACCGCCGGCAGCGAGGAAGCCTTCGCGTCGCTGATGAACGAGTACGCGAAGAAGATCGGCATGACCGGCTCGCACTTCGTCAACGCCCACGGCCTGTCGGCCGAAGGCCACTACACCACCGCCTACGATCTGGCGCTGCTGGGCCGGGCGATGGTGCGCGACTATCCGGAAACCTACGCGTACAACAAGATCAAGGAATTCCGCGTCGGCGACATCACCCAGCCGAACCGCAACCTGCTGCTGTGGCGCGACCCGAGCGTGGACGGCATCAAGACCGGCCACACCTCCGAGGCCGGCTACTGCCTGCTCAGCTCGGCCAAGCGCGGCGACCAGCGCCTGATCGCGGTGGTGATGGGCGACAGCTCCGAGAAGCAGCGTGCCGAGGACAGCCTGGCGCTGCTGAACTGGGGCTTTCGCTTCTTCGAGACCCACAGCCTGTACGAGCCGGGCAAGCAGGTCGCGCAGCAGCGCGTGTGGAAGGGCACCGAGAAGCAGGTGCTGCTGGGCGTGGCGCAGCCGCTGCTGGTCAGCGTGCCGCGTGGCCGCTACAACGAACTGAAGCCGGCGATCGAAGTGCCCAAGACCCTCGAGGCGCCGATCAAGCAGGGCCAGCAGATCGGCATGGTCAAGGTGAGCCTGGACGGCAAGGTGGTGGCGCAGGCCCCGCTGGTGGCGCTCAAGGCGGTCGACGAGGCCGGTTTCTTCAAGCGCCTGTGGGACAGCTTCTGGATGTGGTGGGAATCCGAATGATTTGTTTGAAAAAAGCCGGCTGACGCCGGCTTTTTTCTTGGGAATGGGGAAT encodes the following:
- a CDS encoding glycoside hydrolase family 28 protein, which gives rise to MSKPVRVALVSGGVLAAAAFVSAAATGDSRHVVEPHLPPVCVALDATLQAQQRRFADAQERSAPDTARIQAALDRCAAGAHGAVLLRAGSGNAFLSGPLTIRSDTTLAIDSGVTLFASRQPADYQVPGRNACGQAAARSGGCRALIALQGRSLGVMGVRDGAGRQGTIDGRGDLPMLGGSDSWWQFARSAKAAGQTQNAPDLIRAQDVADLQLYHVNLVNAPYFHVFVHGGDGVTVWGVRVRAPANSPNTDGLDLDSVRNATLADNDVMAGDDGIAIKTSAARSADITVRDSRFYGTHGISIGSEVMYGVGNVLVDGNRLVGHDADGIVATDSNGLRIKTGLAKGGPVRDVLYRNTCLFDVAKPLVITPLYGHDHGGSRSGSVPTFAGIVVDGLRAQDTPAGKGSTVQGYSAATPLELVLAHVAADVATLHASNARIGVDQSDLRLSEDSSAASTYATTLAGSIPACSSAPVFPAL
- a CDS encoding NAD(P)(+) transhydrogenase (Re/Si-specific) subunit beta; the encoded protein is MLSLLVELSGFAAALLFILGLKRMSSPVTALRGIVLAGIGMLVAVAAAFGYLADLQPAARPHALTNLALALLALLLGGAWAWRSGRRVAVTAMPQMVALYNGMGGGAAAAVAGVALTARQPQQGGLHLAVTVLGALIGAISLSGSVIAWAKLDGRIDTAWRFKGQSAFNAAVFLAALVLGTLVVTGTGGAWAAPAFFIAALGFGVLMTLPIGGADMPVVISLYNAFTGLAVGLEGFALQNPALMIAGMVVGSAGTLLTVLMAKAMNRSLGNVLFSNFGDGAAVVQGDVQGRMTAVEPGDAATSMRYASSVIIVPGYGLAVAQAQGRLYELVKLLQAAGVDVKFAIHPVAGRMPGHMNVLLAEAGVPYDLIYDMEDINDSFASTDVALVIGANDVVNPAARTDKASPIYGMPILNADQAHQVYVIKRGQGKGYAGVENLLFYCDNCDMVYGDAAAVLNRMVQAVKELAA
- a CDS encoding virulence factor family protein translates to MKFLRVLLLTSVVLGLSGYALLRYYFPPGALHARGYGRTTLVHPQGAPQGLVILLASGSPAQRQDAARRIAASGALVAVVDGQRYLKHLRRGGHGCDKAWHDAERLSRRLQRQLHGDSYYLPVLAGTGTAATLAARIVGAAPSATLGGAIGVAPAPTEVCAGTAAATAAQGFVDTVAAPADGGVDAALAARVAAHLHARGRGGALDDLPLTELPSATPGAPLAIVLSGDGGWRDIDKGMAEALQRRGIAVVGWDSLRYFWRAKPPARASADLSRVIAYYQQRWRPQKILLVGYSFGATTLPFMVNRLPPAQREQVGLVALLGLEHKADFQIRVRGWLNLGDDDDALPVQPELARIPAAQLLCVYGDKEKDTLCPQLRARGAEVVVLHGGHHFDQHPAGLATIVDDRWQQLSADARLPVAELPEPRPAAAAASPAATLPPSHAALRQ
- a CDS encoding NAD(P) transhydrogenase subunit alpha, yielding MAFTVAVLREEQAEERRVAMVPAVLPKLAKLGAQLRLQAGAGSGSRLPDAAYAGATVLDDAQEVVAGADLLLAVQAPSLRTVAALRPGSMLIAMLYPAKLPGLLELLCERRITAFAMETVPRISRAQALDVLSSQAALAGYYAPLLGAVHLPRILPMMTTAVGSLRAARVLVMGLGVAGLQALATAHRLGAITEGYDVRPETREQAQSVGARFVDTGIDARGEGGYARELSAEERAKAAAVLTQHIQQADLIITTANVPGRTAPILIDREQIAGMKPGAVIVDLAADSGGNCEGSVPGQTVDVGPVTLVAPRNVPSALAQHASELYAKNLLGLLDLLVRDGALAPDFDDAVVAGTALTHDGRLCHPPVPAAAPVPTKES
- the rodA gene encoding rod shape-determining protein RodA, giving the protein MKDFLRWLVDIGGRFTRTLDWPLCLALGALMAMGLAVLKSAGGMHLVMAQGARFAIGAAAMWSLSRVSALRLRAWTPLIYALSMLPLLAVFVLGTGKYGRQWLDLKVFYLQPAELLKISMPMMVAWYLHRMPLPPRIPTVLVSAVIIGIPTALIMLQPDFGTGVLIAASGGFVLLLAGLPWWWVGIAVGGVAAAAPVAWLWLLRPYQKDRIMMFLNPENDALGAGWNIIQSKIAIGSGGLHGKGWGMGSQSHLNFIPEQTTDFAFSVLSEEFGWIGVATVMTLYLIVIGRCLWIASQARDTFSRLLAGATGLAFFVYVLVNGGMISGLLPVVGVPMPLMSYGGTSAVSLLAGLGLVMAVKAHRPVHGY
- a CDS encoding NAD(P) transhydrogenase subunit alpha, translating into MSLDLSMSWLIALYVFMLAAFTGYEVIGKVPSILHTPLMSGSNFVHGIVVVGAMHALFNADTVAGQAIGFVGVLLGAGNAAGGYVVTDRMLAMFKPSAAPAAKE